DNA from Elaeis guineensis isolate ETL-2024a chromosome 2, EG11, whole genome shotgun sequence:
ATTAACAAATATATATCAGGAACTTTGTATACAAATTTGCAAACACTTGTGTCACAAAAAGACAGTGAACCAATGGAAAAACAGAAAGAGTTCCTGAAATTATTATCCTTAGATGCTACATCAGATTACTGACAGACTCGGACACTATTAACTAATGCTCCATGGACAAAAAGACTTTTCTCATTTTGACACATGTCAAGAAATTGAGTTGGAAGAAAAACGAATTAATTCATAAAACTGTTTGGACAAAATATATCATATcaataaatatagaaaaaaatattacaaagtATTAAAAAGTAAAGTCCTATGTATAAGGAAAAAGaaagcaatttctttcatcatgttttttcattcaaattatttcaattttttaaacaTCTTGTTGAATATCTCCTCTTCATTTCTTAAAAATCCACAAATTAGCATGAAACCGAGCATGAATTTCTTAGATTCTAACATGCCAATAAGTTATGTATCATGGAGGCAGACCATTTGTTCTATTTGGAAGGATGCAAGAATTCAAGTAAAATGACAATTAAAATATAAAAGCAGGGAGGTCTTATCAGAAATTTATTAAATGTTACATATTTTGCCAACTTTAAGAAATTTAGATTCTCACACAGCATCTGTTCTTGCACAAGCATGTTACTTAAAACATATTAATATAAAAGCTACCTTCCATAAGCGCATCACAAACTTCTTCTGTTCTTACACTCAGTGCCTTTAATGAAATTGCTAAATTCTGTGACTTCTTTGGATCAAGAATTCGAACATATTGAGCAGATGGATCTTTAAGTAATGACTCCTTCTTGCCTTCACTCTTGTGCTTGTCAGTAGAGCTGTAACcaaatagactttctatcatctccTCGTTAAACCTGCAGAATAAAAATCATTTGTTTAGTGTATCAATGAAATGCAAATTCAATACAGTATTAAAGAGACATAAAGCTTACTGGAAGGAACCCGCTTTAATCTGATTCCAGACCATTGACTGATCAGAGTTTGCAAGAACTTTGTCCCAGAATAATGGCTTCAGCTTGGTTTTTGGTGCATTACTGTCAGCATTCTCACCAAATGGCGGGCCAGAAGGTGGTTTTGGCCCAGCTGATGGTGGCTGATGCGCTCTTGCTAATGGTGGACGAGGAGGTAAAACAGCTTTTGGTGGTGGTGGAGGGGGTGCACCAGGTGGTGGAGGGGGCGCACCAGGCTTTTTATTGGGCAGTGGAGGTGGTGGAGCAGGAGGGGAGGGAGCAGCCTTCAGAACAGGAGGCATGGGTGGAGGAGGTGGTGGTTTGGGTGGAGTATTGCTTGGTGCATTAAAAGCCTTGGTGGACAAATTGGAAATCACTGAGTGCACTTCAGGTGCTGGAGATTGAGCTGAGCCAATATGTAATGATGAGGCATGATCATTTTGGCTTGAATAAGTTTTTAAAGGCAAAGCCCCCAACTTATTGGGGTCAATCGGATTTCCACGGTCTGAAGACTTTTTTGAAGAACCTGGTATAACACTACAAATCAGCACTGTGAAATATAAGGTCCATACCATAAAAGATACAAATAAAACCTAACCATACCAGAGAAGTCGCTCAAACTTAAACTCAAAAGTGGCCTATCATCGCTTTGGCTGTATCTTGAGAAGCCTTTGTTTCTTCGGCATCTGTTATAACAAATAAAGATGCATGCTGCAAGAAAAGATGTCCCAACTGCTGTTAGAACTACAGCAATAACAACTGACCTTTTGCTGTTGTTTTCCTTCTCTGCAGATACAACTGGAGCTGCATCCGGACTAAATTCAAACAGTGGAGGTGATTGGCCACCAGAAGTAATATCTGGGAAGAATCGATTAGGAGATGCTGGCCTTGGAGGTGCTGGAACAGATGATGGTGCGGGAACAGAGGATGGTGCTTCCACTCCAGGGCCTGGGGATAGAGCAGTTAAAAGGGCTGGAGCTGGTGCCAAGATGGGTGATGCAGTTGGAGAAGGTTGATCAGCCAAACGCCTTCTTGAAACAGGAAGCCAGCCCAATGACTCAAAACAAAAAGCACGCCAATTTCTCAGACTGTTCTCTTCAGAGACAGGCAACTGGAAGTTTTGCCTGCTCAAACAATTCAAAAAGGTGTCCTTAATTTCAGGGGGGAGAAGAGAGATGGCTTCCTGTATGCTGCCTTTGGTAAATGAGTCATCAAAGCTTGTCACAAGTTCTTTTACGTCTTTCATATCTAGACCACAATCAACCCACATTTGTTCCACCTGTTGCATCGCATCTCTGCCATCAGCCAGAGTTTAACAATATATTGCTTGAAACATATATTATCAACCAATTAACAAGAGTATGTTGCTCACAACAGATTCCAAGAACTAAAAGAATAAATTTCAAGTTTGGAGATAAAATAATCGATGCATAACCAACAAGTTTTTAAATTATAGTAGATATAATAATTCTGATCATTGTCAAAGTATGACAATTTGTGGAACGGGCCCAAAGCGTGATTGAATTAAACCTATGACAAAGAATGGAATTTCTAAAGCAGCAAGTTCTAAGTCTTGTCTAAAATTAGGAAAACTACTTTAAAAGATATCCAAGCCCTATGGtgcattagatctaaaatccaaAATGAGTAGGATGTGGAATGATATGGATACATTAGAAGCAAGCATTGCAAtgaatgaattattttttatgacatgAAACCCGCTTATAAAACTACATGACTTGCATGCCATTAATGAGACAATATACAAAGGATATAATATACATTTAGAATGACACCACATTGATGTTTGCATATAGCTTCTGTTATGATCAGGCATAATGAGTTTCAATATATAGGCAGTTTCAGACAATAAATTATATGACAACCATAAACATCCAGCTTTGTCCCATCCATTTGGGGTTTAGCTTTATGGGTTCTTAATTGCCAAGCATCACTATACACGCACATATTGTTTTAAGCTTTTCCATATCCTTTATTACAATCTTCGTCCACCTTACTTCAGTTCTTCCCCCTTTCCTACATCCTTATAAGATATCAAAATGAATCAGAAAAAACATAGGTTAAACATTATTTTGAAGTCTATGGTATTTCTTTGGACCTTTAAATGCATATTTTTGGTAGTTTTagtctgaaaaataataaaattatacttaaagGTTGATGCCATTTTACAATGTTTTGATGACAACCTATAAAGGGACAATTTGACAATCTAAATGTGTATGAAATTCAAGCTTTAGGAATAGCCATCACTTTCCAGAAAAAACAACTCCCTTTCaatatctttcaaatctaataacACAAGTCTTCCGAGTTTTCTAAAAAAAGATGAATCAAAGATACATGTTTAAATTTGAGTATATGCTCTCTGAAAATCAAAGAAACAAAGGATTGGCAGGAAAAAAGGCATAACTTACACATGCATGCAATAAATTTGCCACTAAAGTCTGCTTTGGCTGAAACTCTAAAGTCAACCTTAGTTTAGGACCAGTTCTTGCGGAAATCCAAACATAATGGTTTCAGCTTCCAAGACCGGCACAAATCTTAAAACCATGATCCACAAATGTCAAGCATAGGTACACATGGAACAAAAGAACAGACATAGGATAGGAATGACATATCAATCATGTATGCAATGTAACAACTACTTACAGTAAGGGCCTATTTGGATGGTGGAATCCACCATCTGTGGATGAGCGAATAAATGAAGTAGTGTGGATGAGCGAATAAATGAAGTAGCAGGGTTGTGCGGCTTGATCCTTATTTTTAAGGGACAAGTAAATCCAATTGTGAGGTGATTTATCATATCATTAAAAATCCAGGATTAGCTATGTCCATCAGCTGCCCTGTCTTTTTGAAGTGCTCCACTTCCCATGTAAATCTAAAATGGAACCCTTGCCTGAAAGATCTTATCTTACCGGGTAGATAAGATCTTCCAAAATCCATGTAGGCATTAACAGACTATTTTTACTGTATCTGACTACTCCTTTATCATTTCAAAGTCAAGATGAATCAAACACCAATAGCTTGAAACATGAAAGATTGGCAAAACATGTCATCAAAAAAGATCCACAAACAGACAAGAAGCACAGAATTTGTAGCATAGAAGTGAAATTATGTGCAAAACTTGATGCAAGTGCCAAGGTATTGAGTCTAAAGCACAAGATGATATGATACATGACAACCTGAGGacataaagaaataaagaagacATCACAAGCACAAGAATGTATCAACTTAGCTCACTCAAGGCAATACAGATGCTTCAATGATGATGATGAGGCAATTCCTTAGGTAAATTTGCTGGTATCAAAGATGAAGCTGGCAATAATCATGATTGTGATCGAAAATGACAAAGACAACTTGAATGTCAAGGGAAATGGAATTAAACCACAATGTAGCATGGCTAGCTGTAAGCAAATGCCTAAGAGGTCCACCAAAATTTGTATGCAACAATATAAACTGCAAACTAAGATGTTCAATGCAGGTTGATGATGAGATAAACTAGATGGTGGTGAGTTCGTAGATGGTGAGGAAGATCTTCAAAGAATACAACCGGCAGCAAATGTGAACTAGCCTAAAAATGATAACATGACATAGCAAGGTTAAATAAGGTTACTCTTTATGTGTTGTTTATTCTCTGAACTAGCACAACACTCGTAAACTCCATTCCATGTCAAATAATGTCGCACCACTTGCAAGTAATGTCAATCAACACTAGGCCATCCTTTTCTTATGCAATATAGCTGACGTAATAAATATATCCTGGGAATTTCCCCTCAACGTTCCAGTTTTAAGCAGAAAGTGCATTTGCACTTGTCCATCATATTCTCCATTTCTCCCTGGGATATGCTATTTTATCTCTCTCAGGTCCTTATAGTACTAAACCAAGAACGAATAACTGATGAGAGGAAAGACAAAAAGACATTAACCTGGATGGCAATGAATTTTACTCAAAAATAAGACAATAACTTGCCCCATGGGTCCTACTGAAGATTAAAGGCAATGTACCATTCAATTAAAGCATTATTAATCATGATTAAGAAATTAGTCTAATATTTCTTGGATGAAACAGATATCATCTTTGGTCTAATTCCAAGCCGTTATGACAAAGCATGTCCTCGAAGTAGCCGTAAAAATTCGATCTTTATAAAGGGAAATAGGATAGAATCCCCTTACCGCATCTTCATTTATATCTGGAGACGCCTGCACCAAAGAGAAATCGCTCAAATCCAAGAACAGCCGTTGCCTGCCCGCCAAACCTCTCGGCACCAGAACATAAAACAAGATCGCACAAACAACGGCGAGTCCGTACTTCCCGAAACCCATTGTCATTTCTTGCTTCGATCTTCCAACCGAGTCGCACCTCTTTCCCTTCTCATCTCATCAATTTCCGTCCTCGAATCAGCTCCAATAGCGTGCAGCCCAATCAAAATCTCTTCCCTAATAAACCCTAAGCATCAAGGCAAAATCCAGATAAGGCTCCAAGAAAATATCTCTTTATCCTTTTTAGGCAATATGATCGAAAAGCACCTTGAAGACCTCAACAAATTCCAGATATGCGCTATAAAATAATCTTTTCTCCTCCAACATCCGAATCCGAGCGACGATTTGAAATTTTCCTTCAAATTAATCTTGGACGGCCTTTTCTTTTGGATTCGAACCAGCTCATAGCATTCAAAAGCGCCGAATTCATAAATCCCGATGGCTGCTGACCAGATAATTCTCCCGAATCAAGAAAGACCACAAGCTCTGGCGATTTTGTTGTTCGAGTAAGTTTCGCCGATGGCGGTCGggaaaaagaggaggaaggaaGGAAGGGTGGCAGGGACgcggaaggagaagaaagacgcGTGAGAGAGGGATTAACGGATAGCTGTCTTCGGTTGGCAACAAAACAGAAGAATATGTTATTTGCTTTGAGGTGGATCACCGCTTACTTGGATTTAACCTGGAAAAAACGCTGAATCCCGATTCAAATCCAAAAATAGATGAGACAAGGGCAgagtagtttaattttgaaactaAAGGGTGTATTTTGAGATTTTAGTATCACATTCATGGTTTAAAAATAACAGCTGTTGTAACGATTTCCGAGCCGGTATATAAAATGCCATGGAAATAAGGACGGAGATCTGGACCCACTCTGGTTTGGGGTTGGACTACAGAGAGGCGGTTCGCCGGTCATGCAGGCTAAGTACatcctcaaaatttcaaatgaacgAGACAAAATACCAGCCCAAAAAAgagaccaatttttttttttttaataaaatggaGCATTCAAACGAGTTTTTATATAACtacattcaaaaaaattaaaaaataaaatatctctaaTCTAATTCAGGATTGACTCTAAGCAAGTCCATAAACTAAATTTGCCTTCCTAAAAATATGTCTCATTATGAATTCAGCTCAGCGCATTCGAAGAGAAAGATATATATGTCCCGCAAGAGTGAATTATTGGATGTCCCTCATGAATATCTCTGAATCCAAGACACCACAACCGCAGAGTCGTCCTCAATATCTATATGATCTGCCCCTAGGTCCAGTACGGACCGTCGATAGGCAACTCTGGCCCAGACTGCACAAAGCTCCACCACAGAAATCATGGTCTCAATCAAGTACTGGCCCCTTGCCACCACTAATTTGGAATCAAGCCCATGTATGACAAAGCCCGCTTCACCTCTTCTGTCCTTGATGCTCCAATCAAAATTGACCTTTACATATCTTAGAGGAGAGGGCTCTCAAACAATGAGCATCCAATAGATCGCTATATGAGCAGAATAGGAGTCCAGATCACCTTAAAAAGATCAGTATTATACTATGTTATTTAGCACTATAACAACACGCTGTAATgtaaataatatactatattttatccatacttttaaaataaataaataagaatataatacttttagatttaacattTCCTACGTCACACATCTCCAAAAGAGATTATGTAATTTGGAATACAATATTTAATTATTCATATAAATTGTGAATATGAAAAGATAATgcaattattttttgatattggCCATTTTGTTTCATCATTATTCTGGCAAAACAACAATTATAACTTTTATTAGTTGATACTTAACTATTATTTTTGTGACAAATGATGTTCCTTATTACCTTATTTATTCTTACAATGATGTAATTTGCTTATTTATCCCTACACAGAGTTATTTTTGTATATTTACCCTAACATCATTCTCCATTAGAGATGTTGTTGAAGTGTTACTAAGTttacaaaataataattttactcTTAAATATCCAGCTCCAAAAAAGTAAAACTAAACCTCTCAAGCATTAAGACAACATTTAGCAATGGCTTAAAATGATGATTTGTTTTGCTTAAACTGATAAAATTGGGCATAAGAAAGATCCAAAATGTATATCAATTTCACTACTACTCCGTGTGTCACTGCATGTTGATTGATGCGGTTTGCAGCATGCTTGCATGTGGTTGAATTATCCAATTATACCTCAAACACCAAAGCTCTAAGTTAGAATTGGGCATGATTTGAGCCTAGTTTCTAATAATTGAAGGTTGAAcatttttgaaatgccaacatATTCGAGTAAGGATAGAGCTTACTAAGGAGAACTTCTACCCTGGGCATCATGAGGCGGTATATGCAACCAACAAAGCTGCTTGTTTCTGTGGTTTCATTCATCAAGTACTTGTATCAATATATTGTTACAAGAACAAGCATCTATAATTATCTACATGCATGATCATGTAGTGCATGCAGTATAAGATATAACTTTTGCTAAGGCCGAAATGCAATCCAACGTGGTCAAAGAAGGTGCATGGGCATGGGATTGGATGATTTGAGTCTGATAATGTGGGTTAGTTTGGGACCACGTCGAAATGGTGCTAACAACCTAGTAGGGTGATATCATTGGAAGATGGGTTTCATTGCACCATCATTCAATACACCCAAAATTTGGTCCGATCATGTTTGAGTGAATCCATATTCAAAGCAGTGCAATTTGCATCTTAGCAAGCAAAAGCCATATTTATTGGTAGAGATTAGGTCTAGAACTGAGTTCAGGTCAATCCGATTTCAAATCGAACTTTGGACTAAATTCGGAATAATTCAAATCGGACTTAGACCTAATTATTTGATCGTTTGTTTTTTAGATCGGACTCGAATATACCTACGATCCAGTTCAAGTCCGAGGTTCAATCGGACCAAGAGCCTGAAGTTCGTATGAATACGCATGCATGAGGTGCAATTAGAAGGCAAAACAACCAAAAGGGAAAAAGAGCGGAAGAGAAAACTTTGAATGCCAATAGCTTCAAATACTAGATATTTTCTTGCTTCTCTTTGTTCTTTAAATCTTTTTAAGATTTGTTTCATAGTATTCTTAAAAAATAGATGATCTTTTCCAACTTAGATACTTAGGTACAAGCACGGCAAGTATTTCCTTAATTTTGAACTATAAATTGTTGaaacttttctttttatttttgttcataGGGCTTCACATAGTGTCATACTCCGTGCCAACACATTTCACTATTTATATTTTCAAGGAATCTTTTTATATTGTTTGTTCAATTTGAATAAAGTGTACTTACTGATGTTGGTCCATATTTATCTATCCAAAGATCATGACTGTTTTCCCTATACTCTGAATTTTTTCTTTTCCGTGGGAATTTTcaaattctcctcctcaatcaattGTCATGTCTTTCTCCTTACATCTATTCTTTTAATAAAAACCTAATTAGTTAGGAGGATTGTCGGTTGCAttgaatttaattaatttctatGGCTACTTTaaggatacatacatacatatgtatatatgtatatgtatttatgtaaGTGTGTAttcttattaaaataatattttattaataaattttgttaTGTCAAtagtatttttttgaaaaaaaaatcataaacctCACCCCCCTGCTAAACAGTGCTGATTCCAAATCATACATCtttgtggagaaattcagacACTTTACATGCATTATCAATATAGTATTCTATCGAGGCAAGTTACTTACTCCAAGATGCGATCTCATTTCCACACGTCTTTCACATTTTCGAGAAAGTTATAAATTAGAAGCTTCTTAGTAGCTGATGCTTAAGTCTTCCCTAATTATGGCGACTATTGTTACGAAACAAGCTGTAATTCCCACAATCTCAAGACAACAAGAAATTTTGGAACCACTTAAACTCGTTTAACGTGCCCTTCTCGGACCACTTGAAACCAATGAGTTCCCCAACGAAGACAGGGACGCCGCTCCCTCGTTGCGCACGTGACGCTGCTGGAGGTTTTCCCAAAGCCCGTGTCACCGCGGGCTGCGCTTAAGTTGGACCATCTGCCTCTCGTCCATCAATCTCGACCGCCCAATAATTGGACTCCTTTGCATGGGCCCACTCTTCAAGATGGTCTCATTCACACAATCGGTCAGCCCATTTTTGTAGATCGTGGCACTTGATGTACTATAAGCTTTAACTCTAATCCTGATTGGGTTTAAAATCTAAGAATCTGTTTGATTGAAATATATCatattatgaaataatttaataatttttaaaattatttatctaaaaaaataattataaaaaaataatttttatcatatttaattgttgaaaaaattattttaaaaaataatattaaaaaaaattattatgtttAATTGGATGTAAATTTAGATGAAAATGTGATCTAATTTACaaacataatataaaatatttttttaatattaacatTATAACCACATAACTTTTTAGCTAATATcatcttcattttattttttttaattttttattaaataaatttaaaaatatataaaaataaatttaataattatatatacagttctattaaaaatatttttatcaaatataaattatcatcatttaaaaatttatcaaatatcaatctttcataatatttattttatttaaaaaaataaatatttttttattttttatattaaatataataattaaatataaaatttattttttatatcagattattttcAACCAAATGCGTCCGAAGGGACTTTCGGCTTCCAAATCTGGATTACTTCCAGGAGGGAGGGGTGGAAATTAATGTAAGACCTCAAGCCTAGACTAGATGTACCTCGTCTAAGGTGGGCCCAATTAGAGATAAAACCTCCACCTCGTCAGAACCGCAGTGATGCACGGAAAATGTAGGAAAGACtggaaaaagataaaatatagtaCAAAACAACGAAAATAGACAACCATGTTGAgttacgaaaaaaaaaaaaaaaacaaccataTTAACCTCAACTAGCGCTCTCGATGGATGCACGCACGATTATTTCCTTAGCGCCAAAGAGCAAAAGTTTTTAttacctttatttatttattcatttatttacacAAATAACGAAAACCTAGTATTCTCCTACCCAAAAGTTTGTTTATTTTTAAGGCCCATTTACTTGCGTCGAGCATGTTTTAAATCCACATCTACTTGCTACTCTACGAAATCAAAAGCATTGAAATTCTCATGTTATTGACGGTTTACGGTCATTTAATTTTTGTCTTGTGTTAATAATCTAGATTTTTAGATTTGGATCTGGATTTAAGTCAATTCATCGTGGCCTTACCGAGCATCGGGTTGGTCCAAGTCAGGAACCCATAGTCCCATCTAAAGTTGACTGCGTAGGAGTCGGCAAGAGGAAGACTTAGACAATATATTTACTTGGGACACTTGAATTAATCAACCGATCCATGTGCTAAATGATAGCTGCATCAAGCGTGAACCAAATTGCACGACTTGGTGCACCCCATTGCGTCCGGGACAGAAAAGGCCCGACTCATAAGAGTGGTTGCATACGAGTTTAAAAAATATTGTTACAAAATACGAGAGTCATTTTCGGAACACTGGCAATGATGATTATAAAATCCACGCCTGGAATTTCCTCCCGTGTAGGGCCCCTTGAGGAAGATCAAATCCATCAGCTCAGCATTTAATGCTATTTAATGATTTAATGAATTGACAGTTCTTTTCTTTCTAATTGATAAGTACCATAGAAAAGGTAGAGGGGTAAGTAAGACAAGGAAGTAAAaagtttattattattattattgttattattattatgtaccaaaaaaaagtatttttttttgccaTACTTGGCAACTAAAAGATCACAACCATGCCACTTGGCAAACTATGATCTCCTTCAGATTCATCTAACTGATTTTCCTCATTTCTTGCAGGAAAAATCTATTTGTTTC
Protein-coding regions in this window:
- the LOC105050166 gene encoding formin-like protein 11 isoform X1 is translated as MTMGFGKYGLAVVCAILFYVLVPRGLAGRQRLFLDLSDFSLVQASPDINEDAVEQMWVDCGLDMKDVKELVTSFDDSFTKGSIQEAISLLPPEIKDTFLNCLSRQNFQLPVSEENSLRNWRAFCFESLGWLPVSRRRLADQPSPTASPILAPAPALLTALSPGPGVEAPSSVPAPSSVPAPPRPASPNRFFPDITSGGQSPPLFEFSPDAAPVVSAEKENNSKRSVVIAVVLTAVGTSFLAACIFICYNRCRRNKGFSRYSQSDDRPLLSLSLSDFSGSSKKSSDRGNPIDPNKLGALPLKTYSSQNDHASSLHIGSAQSPAPEVHSVISNLSTKAFNAPSNTPPKPPPPPPMPPVLKAAPSPPAPPPPLPNKKPGAPPPPPGAPPPPPPKAVLPPRPPLARAHQPPSAGPKPPSGPPFGENADSNAPKTKLKPLFWDKVLANSDQSMVWNQIKAGSFQFNEEMIESLFGYSSTDKHKSEGKKESLLKDPSAQYVRILDPKKSQNLAISLKALSVRTEEVCDALMEGNELPTELIQTLLKMAPTADEELRLRLYTGDPAQLGPAEQFIKVLVDIPFAYQRLDALLFMSSLPEEALSTKESFSTLEIACTELRNSRLFLKLLEAVLKTGNRMNDGTYRGGAQAFKLDTLLKLADVKGTDGKTTLLHFVVQEIIRSEGVRAVRLAREQSGSISSVNLDDFIDDACQDSEDHYRKLGLKVVSGLGEELENVKKAAGLDADALTSTVASLGHRLLKTKEFLNTCMKSMEEESGFHRSLKCFVEQAEADATFLLEEEKRIRLLVKSTVDYFHGSAGKDEGLRLFVIIRDFLGMVDKACKEVRELPKKVTKTPIKEMVTSSPVRDPRPDPRQLLFPAIKDRRVDSSSSDDDES
- the LOC105050166 gene encoding formin-like protein 11 isoform X2; translated protein: MTMGFGKYGLAVVCAILFYVLVPRGLAGRQRLFLDLSDFSLVQASPDINEDAVEQMWVDCGLDMKDVKELVTSFDDSFTKGSIQEAISLLPPEIKDTFLNCLSRQNFQLPVSEENSLRNWRAFCFESLGWLPVSRRRLADQPSPTASPILAPAPALLTALSPGPGVEAPSSVPAPSSVPAPPRPASPNRFFPDITSGGQSPPLFEFSPDAAPVVSAEKENNSKRCRRNKGFSRYSQSDDRPLLSLSLSDFSGSSKKSSDRGNPIDPNKLGALPLKTYSSQNDHASSLHIGSAQSPAPEVHSVISNLSTKAFNAPSNTPPKPPPPPPMPPVLKAAPSPPAPPPPLPNKKPGAPPPPPGAPPPPPPKAVLPPRPPLARAHQPPSAGPKPPSGPPFGENADSNAPKTKLKPLFWDKVLANSDQSMVWNQIKAGSFQFNEEMIESLFGYSSTDKHKSEGKKESLLKDPSAQYVRILDPKKSQNLAISLKALSVRTEEVCDALMEGNELPTELIQTLLKMAPTADEELRLRLYTGDPAQLGPAEQFIKVLVDIPFAYQRLDALLFMSSLPEEALSTKESFSTLEIACTELRNSRLFLKLLEAVLKTGNRMNDGTYRGGAQAFKLDTLLKLADVKGTDGKTTLLHFVVQEIIRSEGVRAVRLAREQSGSISSVNLDDFIDDACQDSEDHYRKLGLKVVSGLGEELENVKKAAGLDADALTSTVASLGHRLLKTKEFLNTCMKSMEEESGFHRSLKCFVEQAEADATFLLEEEKRIRLLVKSTVDYFHGSAGKDEGLRLFVIIRDFLGMVDKACKEVRELPKKVTKTPIKEMVTSSPVRDPRPDPRQLLFPAIKDRRVDSSSSDDDES